From Pseudomonas sp. stari2, a single genomic window includes:
- a CDS encoding ABC transporter ATP-binding protein: MLQFENVSTFYGKIQALHSVNVEVRQGEIVTLIGANGAGKSTLLMTLCGSPQAHSGSIRYMGEELVGQDSSQIMRKSIAVVPEGRRVFARLTVEENLSMGGFFTDKGDYQEQMDKVLGLFPRLKERFNQRGGTMSGGEQQMLAIGRALMSKPKLLLLDEPSLGLAPIIIQQIFDIIEQLRKDGVTVFLVEQNANQALKIADRAYVLENGRVVMQGTGEALLTDPKVREAYLGG; this comes from the coding sequence ATGCTGCAGTTCGAAAACGTTTCCACCTTCTACGGCAAGATCCAGGCCCTGCACAGCGTCAACGTCGAAGTCCGCCAGGGCGAGATCGTGACCCTGATCGGCGCCAACGGTGCCGGCAAGTCCACCCTGCTGATGACGCTTTGCGGTTCACCGCAGGCGCACAGCGGCAGCATCCGCTACATGGGTGAGGAACTGGTCGGCCAGGACTCGTCGCAGATCATGCGCAAGAGCATCGCCGTGGTGCCGGAAGGTCGTCGGGTGTTTGCCCGTCTGACCGTCGAAGAAAACCTGTCCATGGGCGGCTTCTTCACCGACAAGGGCGACTATCAGGAACAGATGGACAAGGTTCTCGGACTTTTCCCACGCCTGAAAGAACGCTTCAACCAGCGCGGCGGCACCATGTCCGGCGGCGAACAGCAAATGCTCGCCATCGGCCGGGCGCTGATGAGCAAGCCGAAACTGCTGCTGCTCGACGAACCGTCACTGGGCCTGGCACCGATCATCATCCAGCAGATCTTCGACATCATCGAACAGCTGCGCAAGGACGGTGTGACGGTGTTCCTGGTCGAGCAGAACGCCAACCAGGCGCTGAAAATCGCTGACCGAGCCTACGTGCTGGAAAACGGCCGGGTGGTGATGCAAGGCACCGGCGAAGCGCTACTGACCGACCCGAAAGTACGCGAGGCGTACCTCGGCGGTTGA
- the livH gene encoding high-affinity branched-chain amino acid ABC transporter permease LivH, whose translation MPDIYHFFQQLVNGMTIGSTYALIAIGYTMVYGIIGMINFAHGEVYMIGSYVAFIAIAGLSMMGLDSVPLLMTAAFLATIVVTSAYGYSIERVAYRPLRGSNRLIPLISAIGMSIFLQNTVLLAQDSKDKSIPNLIPGNFSIGPGGAHEVLISYMQIVVFVVTLVAMLGLTLFISRSRLGRACRACAEDIKMANLLGINTNNIIALTFVIGAALAAIAAVLLSMQYGVINPNAGFLVGLKAFTAAVLGGIGSIPGAMLGGLVLGVAEAFGADIFGDQYKDVVAFGLLVLVLLFRPTGLLGRPEVEKV comes from the coding sequence ATGCCTGACATCTATCACTTCTTCCAACAGCTGGTTAATGGCATGACCATTGGCAGCACGTATGCCCTGATCGCCATCGGCTATACGATGGTCTACGGCATCATTGGAATGATCAACTTCGCCCATGGCGAGGTGTACATGATCGGCTCCTACGTGGCATTCATCGCCATCGCCGGGCTGTCCATGATGGGACTCGACAGTGTTCCGCTGTTGATGACCGCCGCTTTTCTCGCAACCATCGTCGTGACCAGTGCCTACGGTTACAGCATCGAACGGGTCGCCTACCGCCCCTTGCGCGGCAGCAACCGTCTGATCCCGCTGATTTCCGCCATCGGTATGTCGATCTTCCTGCAGAACACGGTTCTGCTGGCGCAAGACTCCAAGGACAAATCCATCCCCAACCTGATCCCCGGCAACTTCTCCATCGGACCAGGTGGCGCACATGAAGTGCTGATTTCCTACATGCAAATCGTGGTTTTCGTGGTGACCCTGGTCGCCATGCTCGGCCTGACGCTGTTCATCTCCCGCTCTCGTCTGGGTCGCGCCTGCCGTGCCTGTGCCGAAGACATCAAGATGGCCAACCTGCTGGGCATCAACACCAACAACATCATCGCCCTGACCTTCGTCATCGGTGCTGCGCTGGCGGCCATCGCAGCCGTGCTGCTGAGCATGCAATACGGCGTGATCAACCCGAACGCCGGCTTCCTTGTCGGCCTCAAGGCCTTCACCGCCGCGGTACTGGGCGGCATCGGCAGCATCCCCGGCGCCATGCTCGGCGGGCTGGTGCTGGGTGTGGCGGAAGCCTTTGGTGCCGATATCTTCGGCGACCAGTACAAGGACGTCGTGGCGTTCGGGCTGCTGGTTCTGGTGCTGTTGTTCCGGCCAACCGGCCTGTTGGGTCGTCCGGAGGTTGAGAAAGTATGA
- the livG gene encoding high-affinity branched-chain amino acid ABC transporter ATP-binding protein LivG produces MSREILKVENLSMRFGGLLAVNGVALTVKEKQVVALIGPNGAGKTTVFNCLTGFYKPSGGSIKLDGEPIEGLPGHKIALKGVVRTFQNVRLFKDMTAVENLLIAQHRHLNTNFLSGLFKTPAFRKSEREAMEYAEYWLDKVNLKEFANRPAGTLAYGQQRRLEIARCMMTRPRILMLDEPAAGLNPKETEDLKALISVLREEHNVTVLLIEHDMKLVMSISDHIVVINQGTPLADGTPEQIRDNPEVIKAYLGEA; encoded by the coding sequence ATGAGCCGCGAGATCCTGAAAGTCGAAAATCTGAGCATGCGCTTCGGCGGTCTGCTGGCGGTCAACGGCGTGGCCCTGACCGTGAAAGAGAAACAAGTGGTGGCGCTGATCGGGCCTAACGGCGCGGGCAAGACCACCGTGTTCAACTGCCTGACCGGTTTCTACAAGCCGAGCGGCGGCAGCATCAAGCTCGATGGCGAGCCGATCGAAGGCCTGCCTGGCCACAAGATCGCCCTCAAGGGTGTGGTGCGCACCTTCCAGAACGTGCGGTTGTTCAAGGACATGACGGCGGTCGAGAACCTGTTGATCGCCCAGCACCGTCACCTGAACACCAACTTCCTGTCCGGCCTGTTCAAGACCCCGGCGTTCCGCAAAAGCGAGCGCGAGGCCATGGAATACGCCGAGTACTGGCTGGACAAGGTCAACCTCAAGGAGTTCGCCAACCGTCCGGCCGGCACCCTGGCGTACGGTCAGCAGCGTCGCCTGGAAATCGCTCGCTGCATGATGACCCGTCCACGGATCCTCATGCTCGACGAACCCGCTGCCGGTCTGAACCCGAAGGAAACCGAAGACCTGAAGGCGCTGATCAGCGTGCTGCGTGAAGAACACAACGTCACCGTGTTGCTGATCGAACACGACATGAAACTGGTCATGAGCATTTCCGACCACATCGTCGTGATCAACCAGGGCACACCTCTGGCCGACGGCACGCCGGAACAGATCCGCGACAATCCTGAAGTGATCAAAGCCTACCTGGGGGAAGCGTAA
- a CDS encoding DUF692 domain-containing protein: MITSCDHASPRTRAALTGLPPRAGLGLKTGHFREVLGSLPDIGFFEVHAENYMVAGGPFHHFLGLIREAYPLSLHGVGLSIGAEGPLDVQHLKRLSALIERYQPHSFSEHLAWSTHGPVFLNDLLPLAYDTPTLNRVCDHIDQVQSTLKRPMLLENPATYLAFERSTMDEADFIREVIRRSGCGLLLDVNNVYVSCINHQRDPLAYLDALPLHAVGEIHLAGFAEDSDSLGDRLLIDDHGAPVDQAVWSLYRQALERVGPVATLIERDNQVPAFDVLMAEAQQADALLLCAGVRP; this comes from the coding sequence ATGATCACTTCCTGCGACCATGCCTCCCCCCGCACTCGGGCAGCCCTCACCGGGCTCCCGCCCCGTGCCGGGCTGGGGCTCAAAACCGGGCACTTTCGTGAAGTGCTCGGCTCTCTACCGGACATCGGTTTCTTCGAAGTCCACGCCGAAAACTACATGGTGGCCGGCGGCCCGTTTCATCATTTTCTGGGTTTGATTCGCGAGGCGTATCCGTTGTCGCTGCACGGTGTCGGCCTGTCCATCGGTGCCGAAGGCCCGCTGGATGTGCAACACCTCAAACGTCTGAGCGCGCTGATCGAGCGGTATCAACCCCACTCCTTTTCCGAACACCTGGCCTGGTCGACTCACGGCCCGGTGTTTCTCAATGACCTGTTGCCTCTGGCCTACGATACGCCGACGCTGAATCGCGTCTGCGATCACATCGACCAGGTGCAGAGCACCCTCAAGCGTCCGATGCTGCTGGAAAACCCGGCGACCTATCTGGCGTTCGAGCGCTCGACGATGGACGAAGCGGATTTCATCCGTGAAGTCATCCGTCGTAGCGGCTGCGGTCTGTTGCTGGACGTGAACAACGTCTACGTCTCTTGCATCAACCATCAGCGCGATCCTCTGGCCTACCTCGACGCGCTGCCGCTGCACGCGGTTGGCGAGATCCATCTGGCGGGGTTTGCCGAAGATTCCGACAGCCTCGGTGATCGTTTGCTGATCGATGATCACGGCGCACCGGTCGATCAGGCTGTCTGGTCTTTGTACCGACAGGCGCTCGAGCGCGTCGGCCCGGTGGCGACGCTGATCGAACGGGACAATCAGGTGCCGGCCTTCGACGTGCTGATGGCCGAGGCGCAACAGGCCGACGCGCTTCTGCTTTGCGCGGGAGTTCGGCCATGA
- a CDS encoding branched-chain amino acid ABC transporter substrate-binding protein, protein MTKATKQISKLFAAMVLAGVASHSFAADTIKIGIAGPKTGPVAQYGDMQFSGAKMAIEQINAKGGVDGKKLEAVEYDDACDPKQAVAVANKVVNDGVKFVVGHLCSSSTQPASDVYEDEGVIMITPAATSPDITSRGYKMVFRTIGLDSAQGPAAGNYIADHVKPKIVAVLHDKQQYGEGIATAVKKTLEGKGVKVAVFEGVNAGDKDFSSMISKLKQANVDFVYYGGYHPELGLILRQSQEKGLKAKFMGPEGVGNDSISQIAKDASEGLLVTLPKSFDQDPANQKLAEDFKAKKEDPSGPFVFPSYSAVEVIAQGITAAKSEDPAKVAAAIHAGTFKTPTGDLSFDAKGDLKDFKFVVYEWHFGKPKTEVSPQ, encoded by the coding sequence ATGACTAAGGCTACTAAGCAGATTTCCAAACTGTTTGCCGCTATGGTACTGGCCGGGGTTGCCAGCCATTCGTTCGCAGCTGACACCATCAAGATCGGTATCGCCGGCCCTAAAACCGGCCCGGTAGCCCAGTACGGCGACATGCAGTTCAGTGGCGCCAAAATGGCCATCGAACAGATCAACGCCAAGGGCGGCGTCGACGGCAAGAAGCTCGAAGCCGTTGAATACGATGACGCTTGCGACCCGAAACAAGCGGTAGCCGTTGCGAACAAGGTCGTCAACGACGGCGTCAAGTTCGTGGTCGGTCACCTGTGCTCCAGCTCCACCCAGCCTGCTTCGGACGTTTACGAAGACGAAGGCGTGATCATGATTACCCCGGCTGCCACCAGCCCGGACATCACCAGCCGTGGTTACAAAATGGTGTTCCGCACCATCGGTCTGGACAGCGCCCAGGGCCCTGCCGCCGGTAACTACATTGCCGATCACGTGAAACCGAAAATCGTTGCTGTTCTGCACGACAAACAGCAATACGGCGAAGGCATTGCCACCGCCGTGAAGAAAACTTTGGAAGGCAAAGGCGTCAAGGTTGCCGTGTTCGAAGGCGTCAACGCCGGCGACAAAGACTTCTCCTCGATGATCTCCAAGCTCAAGCAAGCCAACGTCGACTTCGTCTACTACGGCGGCTACCACCCGGAGCTGGGCCTGATCCTGCGTCAGTCCCAGGAAAAAGGCCTGAAAGCCAAGTTCATGGGTCCGGAAGGCGTGGGTAACGACTCCATCTCGCAGATCGCCAAGGACGCGTCCGAAGGCCTGCTGGTAACCCTGCCGAAGTCCTTCGACCAGGATCCGGCCAACCAGAAGCTGGCTGAAGACTTCAAGGCGAAGAAAGAAGACCCGAGCGGCCCGTTCGTGTTCCCGTCCTACTCGGCGGTTGAAGTGATTGCCCAGGGTATCACCGCTGCCAAATCCGAAGACCCTGCCAAAGTGGCGGCCGCCATTCACGCCGGCACCTTCAAGACCCCTACCGGTGACCTGAGCTTCGACGCCAAGGGCGACCTGAAGGACTTCAAATTCGTGGTCTACGAGTGGCACTTCGGCAAACCTAAAACCGAAGTTTCGCCTCAGTAA
- a CDS encoding DUF2282 domain-containing protein has product MTATTRTLSATALVLALGSALSMAAVSTAQAADNSNMEKCFGVAMKGHNDCAAGAGTTCAGTAKMDYQANSWKFVPKGTCTTTESKTSPTGFGQMEAFKAKS; this is encoded by the coding sequence ATGACTGCTACCACCCGCACCCTGTCCGCCACCGCCCTGGTTCTGGCCCTTGGTTCCGCCCTGAGCATGGCCGCCGTTTCGACCGCCCAGGCTGCCGACAACAGCAACATGGAAAAATGCTTCGGCGTGGCCATGAAAGGTCATAACGACTGCGCCGCCGGCGCCGGTACCACCTGTGCAGGCACGGCGAAAATGGATTACCAGGCCAACTCCTGGAAGTTCGTTCCGAAAGGCACTTGCACCACCACCGAAAGCAAGACTTCGCCGACCGGTTTCGGTCAGATGGAAGCCTTCAAGGCCAAGTCCTGA
- a CDS encoding high-affinity branched-chain amino acid ABC transporter permease LivM, translating to MTRNLKQALFSALLVWAVAYPVLGLKLTIVGINLEVHGTSTSTLITIAVCSVLMFLRVLFDQQIGAAWKSSPNLPKMPAKASSFLTLPTTQRWIIIALIIGALVWPFFGSRGAVDIATLVLIYVMLGLGLNIVVGLAGLLDLGYVGFYAVGAYSYALLSHYYGLSFWICLPIAGLMAATFGFLLGFPVLRLRGDYLAIVTLGFGEIIRLFLRNLTDITGGPNGISNIEKPTFFGLTFERKAAEGLQTFHEYFGLEYNSINKVIFLYLVALFLALFALFVINRLLRMPLGRAWEALREDEIACRALGLNPTLIKLSAFTLGACFAGFAGSFFAARQGLVTPESFTFIESATILAIVVLGGMGSQLGVVLAAVVMILLPEMMREFSEYRMLMFGALMVLMMIWRPQGLLPMQRPHMELRK from the coding sequence ATGACTAGGAATCTTAAACAGGCGCTGTTCAGCGCCCTGCTGGTGTGGGCAGTGGCCTACCCGGTACTCGGTCTGAAGCTGACCATCGTCGGCATCAACCTCGAAGTGCATGGCACCAGTACCTCGACATTGATCACCATTGCCGTCTGCTCTGTGTTGATGTTCCTGCGTGTGCTGTTCGACCAGCAGATCGGCGCGGCGTGGAAATCCTCGCCGAACCTGCCAAAAATGCCGGCCAAGGCCAGCAGCTTCCTGACCCTGCCGACCACTCAGCGCTGGATCATCATTGCGTTGATCATCGGTGCACTGGTCTGGCCGTTTTTCGGTTCTCGCGGCGCGGTGGATATCGCGACGCTGGTGCTGATCTACGTGATGCTCGGCCTGGGCCTGAACATCGTGGTCGGCCTGGCTGGCCTGCTCGACCTCGGTTACGTCGGCTTCTATGCCGTCGGCGCCTACAGTTATGCGCTGCTGTCGCACTACTACGGCCTGAGCTTCTGGATCTGCCTGCCGATCGCCGGACTGATGGCGGCCACCTTCGGCTTCCTGCTCGGTTTCCCGGTACTGCGTCTGCGCGGTGACTATCTGGCGATCGTGACGCTGGGCTTCGGTGAAATCATCCGTCTGTTCCTGCGCAACCTCACCGACATCACCGGCGGCCCGAACGGTATCAGCAACATCGAGAAGCCAACGTTCTTCGGTCTGACCTTCGAACGTAAAGCCGCCGAGGGTCTGCAGACGTTCCACGAATACTTCGGCCTGGAATACAACTCGATCAACAAGGTGATCTTCCTGTATCTGGTGGCGTTGTTCCTGGCGCTGTTCGCGCTGTTCGTCATCAACCGCTTGCTGCGCATGCCTCTGGGCCGTGCCTGGGAGGCGTTGCGCGAGGACGAGATCGCCTGCCGTGCATTGGGCCTGAACCCGACGCTCATCAAGCTTTCAGCGTTCACCCTGGGTGCCTGCTTCGCCGGTTTCGCCGGCAGCTTCTTCGCCGCCCGTCAGGGTCTGGTAACGCCGGAGTCCTTTACCTTCATCGAGTCGGCGACCATTCTCGCCATCGTGGTGCTGGGCGGCATGGGCTCTCAGCTGGGCGTGGTACTGGCGGCGGTCGTGATGATCCTGCTGCCGGAAATGATGCGTGAGTTCAGTGAGTACCGCATGCTGATGTTCGGCGCCCTGATGGTGCTGATGATGATCTGGCGACCTCAAGGTCTGCTGCCCATGCAACGTCCTCACATGGAGCTGCGCAAATGA